A segment of the Thermoanaerobaculia bacterium genome:
GCGCCCGTAGTCGCTCGATGTATCGCCCCGCCGCTAATTCCATGACGGGTTGGCTTCGCCCCGATAAGGCCCCAGAAAATCGGTGGCTTCCTTCCACCCGGCGAGCCGCGACGCGATCGCCTCGAAGCGCTCGGCGAGGGAATCCGTCTCGAGGAGCTTCTGGAGGTCGGGAGGCGACCATCGGAGCCTCAGCGCGAGCTCGCCGGAGAGTCGTTCCGGGGACATCGATTCCGAAGGCAGCGGCGGCAGATCCATCTCCGCCTGGAGCGCGCCGAAGAGCGCCCGCGCGCTCCGGATCGCCCGGTTCTCGGCGGACGCGTCGGGAAAGCCCCGCGCCGGAACGAGATCGACGGAGGCGATCCGGTACGGCGCCGGGGGCTCCTCCGAGAGGATCCGGAAACGCCACGCCCCTTCCAGAATGATGTTGAAGCGCCCGTCGTCGAGGATCTCCTGTTCGACGATGCGCCCCGCGCCGCCGAGCGGGAGGACCGGCAACGGCTCCCGGAGCGGGCGGGTCGCGTCGATCATCGCCATCCCGATCATCCTCTCTCCCTCGAGCGCGTCGGCGACCATCGCCCGGTACCTCGGCTCGAAGATGTGGAGAGGAAGGAGCGTTCCGGGGAACAGAACGACGCCGGGGAGAGGGAAGACCGGGATTCGGGCGGCGGTCACGCCGCTCCGGCGTTCGTGCCCGGAGAGGAGGAGCTCGCGGCGTCGCCGTCGTTCCCGATCGCTTCGACCGGGCAGGAGTCGATCGCTTCCTGACAGGCCGCTTGCTCCTCCGGGTTCGCCGGCTGCCGGCTGACGAAGGAGTAGCCCTTGTCCTCTTCGCGGCGGAAGTTGTTCGGGGCGGTGACCCGGCACACGTCGCAGTCGATGCACTGCGTGTCGACGTAATACTTTCCCGGCGCGTTCTCCGGGTACCGGTCGTTCGGGTCGGCCATCCCGTCCACGATAGCATCGGGTTCCGGCTCCCGCAACGCGCACGATAAGATCGTTTTCGGTGTTGTATCGATTCGAAAACGCCGTCAAGGCGTACGGTCCGAAGGACGTCCTGAAGGGCGCCTCGTGGCAGCACAATCCGGGCGAAAAAGTCGGCCTGATCGGGAAGAACGGCGCCGGGAAGACGACCCTCCTGCGCCTCGTGCTCGGGCGGGAGGAGACCGATGCCGGCCGGGTCGTCCGGGCGACGAACATCCGGATCGGCGCCGTCGACCAGACGATCGACCCGGAGCTCGCCGACCCGCTCGAAGACTTCGTGGCCGGCGCTTTCGAGCATCTCCACCGGATCGAATCGGAGATGCGCGCGATGGAGCACCGGATGGCGGAGGGGGAGCACGACACGCTCGGCGACGCGTACGACCGGCTGCAGCACCGGTTCGAGAACGAAGGCGGCTATGCGATGCACGCGGAGATCGAGCGGATGCTCTCCGGGCTCGGCTTCGCCCGGAGCGACTTCTCCCGGCCGATGGCCGAGCTCTCGGGGGGGCAGAAGAACCGCGCGATGCTCGCCCGGGCGCTCCTCGGCCAGCCGGACGTCCTCCTGCTCGACGAGCCGACCAACCACCTCGACTACTCGGGAATGGAGTTCCTCGAGGAGTACCTCGCCGCGAGCCGGAACGCCTTCCTCACGGTCTCGCACGACCGCCGGTTCCTGAACCGCGTCTGCA
Coding sequences within it:
- a CDS encoding LON peptidase substrate-binding domain-containing protein, whose translation is MTAARIPVFPLPGVVLFPGTLLPLHIFEPRYRAMVADALEGERMIGMAMIDATRPLREPLPVLPLGGAGRIVEQEILDDGRFNIILEGAWRFRILSEEPPAPYRIASVDLVPARGFPDASAENRAIRSARALFGALQAEMDLPPLPSESMSPERLSGELALRLRWSPPDLQKLLETDSLAERFEAIASRLAGWKEATDFLGPYRGEANPSWN
- a CDS encoding ferredoxin, whose product is MADPNDRYPENAPGKYYVDTQCIDCDVCRVTAPNNFRREEDKGYSFVSRQPANPEEQAACQEAIDSCPVEAIGNDGDAASSSSPGTNAGAA